The window GCGCTCGCCGCGCCCGGCCTCGAGGACGCACCGCGGCACCGCTCGCCGCGCCCAGGCAGCGTCGCCCCTGCCGCAAGAGGTGCGAGTCAAGGTGTCAGTGTCACCCGCCACCGTGGACGCCGCGTACGCCGGGCCAGCGTTCGGCGTcatgtcgccgtcgccgcgggCGCTGCCGCTGCCGCGCTTCAGCAACACCAAGACGGCAGCCCAGGCCACCGTGGACGACTCGGCCACGCGGGAGCTCCGGCGGCTGCTGGGCCTCGAGCGGCCGGCGAATTGACCGCGCGCGAGAAATCAAACAGGCAGGCCACGGACTCAGCGAACGAAGAAAGGGTGTGTCAAGATGTACGTGTGGGTCTCTTCCATTGATTCTTCTCGGTTAATCTCCGGTTCTGCCTCTCCGACGGCGCGCGTTCCCGGGGCCTCCCCCGTCCGGTGTTTTTGTCAAGGACCGAGGGAGGCGGGGAGCGACGCTGCGGCTTAGCTCCCGCCGTGCGGAAACCCGTCGTAGGAGAGGGGGGGCTAAACTAGAGGAAGGAGAAATGATGAAATGGCGGGAAGATTTGATGTGGTTTAGATGTGGTTAACTGAATCTTATCAACTTCAGATTTGCTCTTGTGATGCTCAAAAATTGGGATAGCTCAAACTTCTTGTCGACAACTGGACCAGTTGATTAGGTGTAACAACTTGTACATAAACTTTCAATCGGAGAACAACACGAACTTATTTCGGTGGGTAATTACATGATACAACAATGCAGAGGAATATGAAACACACGCTTTCAAGGCGAAATTCAGACAAGTTGAGAGCCCCCTCTTCCAAGTTGCTCGCAATCTACACGGATACAGGAGATACAGAGATAGAACATATATACCATGTTGTCCATATACAGCGCCATGGAAGGCTCAGATCTTGCGGACAAGAACTTGAGCACCGTACTGGGGTTGGAGGGTCATCACCATCATCAGCGCATGAACATAGGATGGCGAGACATCAAGCACAAACCGCTGGAGGACCATTGCAATCACCAGCTTTGCCTCGACTATCGCGAGATTCTGGCCAACACAGATGGCAGGGCCAATCCCAAAGGGGAAGTAGGCGCCGAGGTGATAGCTCTTGCCATCTGCAAACCTCGACGGATCAAACTCCTCCGCAACTAGCGCCCCATATGTCGACATCATGATGAATGTCAACAAGGGGCAAATTGAGCTGCATGCCTGCAGGGATGTCAAGTTTGTCCAGCTTGACATCCTTAGTAGATGTCCCGCTGAGAGATAAAGCTGGAGGATAGAGCCTAAGGGTCTCCTTCAGCACCATATTTACCTGATATCATGCCAACATTGCCAAAGTGTTATTCACAATGTTCCAATGAGATATCATCAAGAATAAAAAAAGGCTGTAGCATTCATTCGAGTAAATGGGCCTCACAATTTTGAGATTGCTCAGGTTTTCTGCGTTTGGGTGCTTGTTCCTGCCACATACTTGATGGACTTCACAGCGTGCTTTGGCTTGCCATTCTTTATGCAATGCGAGTAGTAGTGTTGCCCATGTTAACAAGTTTGCGGTTGTTTCTTTACCGGCAAAGTAAAATGTCTTGCACTCATCAATGATCTCTTCAATTCCCATTTTAAACCCGTTGTCTGTTTTGCTGGCTGATAGCATCAAGCCAAGCAAAATTTTGGAGTCCTCACACTTCCTTCCATTGGTCTCAATCAATTTGCGCAGAGAACTTCGGATTTCCTGGTTTAGGCTATGCCTTCTTCGGTTCTTCTTTGTCGGTACAAACCTAAGAAATAAATAGGTCATATTATTTTTCCCTCAACTGCAAAGTTTGATTGAAGAGCATGAATGGCTGAAGCAAACTTTTTTTATAATTGTAAAGTGAAGGAACAATTAGGGGAAACTAATTGTTTATTGATAGAGAAAATCGTGACCCAACTCGAGTCCATGAGTTAATCACACCTGAAGCCAGGAAGTAGAAGGTTCTCATTGCAAGGAGGGCAAGTTTTATCTGTTCTTCTTGCAATTGAAAATGCCACGGAGGAAATGACATCAGAACTCAAAGTTTGGAATTCTCTCGCGCTCGCGCTCCTCTCTCGCTCACGCTCGCGCAGGGACCGCCGCTGCCGACGGCTGATCTCCCTCCTCCGGCCACCTCGAGCCCAGCCAAGCACAGATCCGGGACCCTCCAAGCGTCCTCTCTCCATCCATCCCGAAGCCCGGCGCCGTCTTCACCGGCTCTCCCCCGCGGAGGAGTTCGAGTCGGGCCCTCCCCCTCTCCCTGTCCCGCTCCCGTGCGGCCGCGCCGGGCCGCACCGAGGCGCCCCTGCTCGCTCGAGCAGGCCCCGCTGCACCTTCCTCTcctctcgccgccgccggaggcgTCGCCGGGCAAAGCCCTGGTGGCGCGGCGACGGCGGGACCCCTCGGTCGCCATTTTCGAGAGCAGGGGCGGCGCTGCTCCGCTGCTCCAGGCGGGGATGCTGCGGGAGGGTGGTGGCTCGCCATGGCTGGACGTGGTGGTCTGTCAGGCGCCGCTCGACGGGGGCATGGCGGAACCTGCCGTGGCTGCGTGATGCGGCGGAGGAAGCCGGGGCGGATCTGGTCCAGCGAAGCGCGGCGCGGGCGTGGCCCGGTGGTGCTCTGGCTGGAGGTGCGGCCGGCGCGACGCCCTGCCCTGGTCAGGCGGCTGTTGCTGTGGAGGCTGGAtctcggggcggcggccccgggaCGGTGGTGGGTGACGACGACTGCAGTGTTCACGCGGGCGAAGCTGTGGCCGTGGTATGCCGGTTGGTCCAACCGGTCTTCGGTCGTGGGGTGCGGCTGCTGGTGAAAACCATGCCTGACTGTTGTTGGGTGACGATGGCGGCGTCCATGGGCGTCGTGACCCTGTTGAGGGCGTCGTCGCTGCAGCTTGTCTCCCTGACTGAGTTTCCGGCTGTGGGGACTCGTGGATGGTGCTAGTCCAAGATGGTGGCTGATGGtgtgccggggcggcggccccgggtTTCGGTGGTGGCGGCTTCGGCCAGGGAGTGGTGCGTGTCTGGCCACGGTGGATCGTGGGATCCCGTGGCCAGAGTGAGGTCGGTCTCGGCAGAGGTGGTGGTTAGTGGGCGGCGGTCGGTGGTGGCAGGTGGTCGGCACATTTCCGGGAGAAATCCTTGCTCCGGTCTTCACCGGAGCTGACAACGGCGGCGCCCGCGGATGCCGCGATCTTTCTTGGAAGCGTTGTCGTGGAGGTGCTCCTCCTTCTACCCATGGCTTTGGCTCCGGAGGGAAACCTTAGATCCGCTGGATCGGGCGATGGAGGCGTCTTAGCGTCTTTCTCCTCCTTGGGGGCATCGTCTCGGAGCCGGCTACAACTAAGAGACTGGTGGATGATGGCATCTTCGTCGTCGATGGCGGCATCTTCGCCGCATGGTTTGCTGAGGCGGGGCGCTAGTTTCTGTTTGGCAACGatgatgaacacttgaagaatgaattaaatcatgacgagccaccgtgatgaactccggtaacaaaagaatgacgagataaaattgaaggatgaaagggataagattaaatccttgcgatgatttggatggaggttcgcgacgaaatcggcgagaagcttggaactccggaaaagaaaagatgaaaacactttgaaccgagaatgtgataagatgaacaatctccgaaaagaagagataaaacccctgaagaaagaagaataaggattacgttatgcttatcctccaccaattaaattgatgagaaacaatggatttgcatactacttattctcgttggaaagattaaggggggatatagcgcaaaacttgagaaagtcttcGTGAACCATCGGTAGggctggaaagaacgaatgaatgaTATGATAACAAGAGAAAGAATCTTGAACGAGCCACCGTAGGAATTGAAACGAATGACGAAAAGAGAAAGAATtaccggaaagaattagaaaagcACGAAGATACTTGAGTGAGTCAAGATgcaagagaacgaagagatcgcgAACTGATTAAAAATGCTTGAACGAAACACCGGTACAAATAAGGGAAcgaacgaagctgaaaacttgGAACGAAGGAATCTTCTAAAACGGAAGCCTCCGGATAATTGAGACggaaaacaactcctgaaatactctGGATGGGTGAAAATAATTGCACGACTTTTAACAATTTGATAGGATAACCATCAAGCCAGCACCGCGAATTTCCGGGAGAACGGACAAGATTTAAgaaaaactcttcttcggtcttcaaatgttgagaaagACGACAAGAAAGaacaccaaaattgttgagatactccgggaggaTGAAAAGAGGAAAAGGTTGACCCgatcatgaaagaatttgaaagcgatcttggagaagcATCTGATtgatgaaattcatacttacgtcaaacttcgaaaagaatttgagaataactccgggaaaattagaagagtcaggtaagatcctgggaaagacctgtgggttagggcccactgaaaagaaacACCGTAGGAAAGGATTGTCTAATGAGAAATGATGCATCGGAACGATTGAAAGATTtgtatgaggtgacaacctcgaattagatggatgcaaacacgaatcttctgagatgtctTCAACACTCCGGGATAATAGAATGGCGAAATGGAGGAACGAGCAAGGGGAAAACACTTTGGTCAAGGAAAAGAATACGCTCAACACCGAAAACTTGAATTGGATCCACCGGAAAAGGAAATGAGACGAACAATGATTAACTAGgcgagaattcaccggttgaggacaactgaggaaagactgaagatactccacacgaatgaaattgatgctcgaaagAGACTCAGGCTCCGGGAAtaagagggtgggagggcggggaATAAAGGCAACTTGGAAGGTAGAACCGACGAATAACTTGAGGAGAAAACACCGGTtgaaagaatgcaaaggcttcgcacgagtaggatggatactcgattacggaCTCCGGCTCCGAGCAGAAAAGGGGTGGGTGGGTGGGAAAAGAAGACAACTGAGGGCAGAGAAACAACTTCGCTGAGAGAGAACTGAGGATTGAACTTGCAAAAACAAAGAGGTCGAATCGACTTGACGAGAAAATGCACCGGATGAAAAGAGGGGACAACGAACGAAAAAACTAACCGCGTGATCCTAAGGAAagtttgaaggggaagaggagtaaTTCAGAACAACTACGTCAAgattcctcaccagagcgacgaagggctgaggagtaaaaagaattcctactctccgatataactagactccgaaaatttttcttctagactcaacaacgaccaaactacacgatcaatcaagggggatCCTATGGTcagtcgaggctctgataccaacttgtcatgcccaatatgcgaccctattcgagaggaactcgaaggtcccaccaaggatagacccgcatattgaaacgcttttgcaaggtggatatcattacatcaacattacataatagaggGGGAAACATACAAAAGGCAC is drawn from Aegilops tauschii subsp. strangulata cultivar AL8/78 chromosome 1, Aet v6.0, whole genome shotgun sequence and contains these coding sequences:
- the LOC109774077 gene encoding uncharacterized protein; its protein translation is MGTEVLRPHDCLSRVRHHAHAHAGSRRSPRPASRTHRGTARRAQAASPLPQEVRVKVSVSPATVDAAYAGPAFGVMSPSPRALPLPRFSNTKTAAQATVDDSATRELRRLLGLERPAN